From the Procambarus clarkii isolate CNS0578487 chromosome 70, FALCON_Pclarkii_2.0, whole genome shotgun sequence genome, one window contains:
- the LOC138356012 gene encoding ice nucleation protein-like has protein sequence MTEVEPALTTPSFPATLTARGREPKGKEEEMGRERQGRGRGLVRGCTGRNTKGDIEKGTNRGLEEEVIRDHFTRPGKKYFERREENEVAGRYIRQVAGRYIRQVAGRYIRQVAGRYIRQVAGIYIRQVAGIYIRQVAGIYIRQVAGIYIRQVGGRYIRQVAGRYIRQVAGRYIRQVAGIYIRQVGGRYIRQVAGRYIRQVAGIYIRQVGGRYIRQVAGIYIRQVAGIYIRQVAGIYIRQVGGRYIRQVAGIYIRQVAGIYIRQVGGRYIRQVAGRYIRQVAGIYIRQVTGRYIRQVGGRYIRQVAGRYIRQVAGIYIRQVAGIYIRQVAGIYIRQVAGIYIRQVAGIYIRQVAGIYIRQVAGIYIRQVAGIYIRQVAGRYIRQVAGIYIRQVAGIYIRQVAGIYIRQVAGRYIRQVAGIYIRQVAGIYIRQVAGIYIRQVAGRYIRQVAGIYIRQVAGIYIRQVAGIYIRQVAGRYIRQVAGIYIRQVAGIYIRQVAGIYEATLKQNGLHLALIIQINVTCSASGEGLFRFKAGKDVLYTLLSD, from the exons ATGACGGAGGTGGAGCCAGCACTGACCACCCCTTCCTTTCCCGCCACACTTACCGCTCGAGGGAGAGAACCAAAGGGAAAGGAAGAGGAGATGGGAAGGGAGAGGCAAGGAAGAGGAAGGGGGCTAGTTAGAGGCTGCACAGGCAGGAACACAAAAGGTGACATTGAAAAAGGAACCAATAGAGGGCTAGAGGAAGAGGTGATAAGAGATCATTTCACACGTCCAGGAAAGAAATACTTTGAAAGAAGGGAGGAGAATGAA GTGGCTGGTAGATACATTCGACAGGTGGCTGGTAGATACATTCGACAGGTGGCTGGTAGATACATTCGACAGGTGGCTGGTAGATACATTCGACAGGTGGCTGGTATATACATTCGACAGGTGGCTGGTATATACATTCGACAGGTGGCTGGTATATACATTCGACAGGTGGCTGGTATATACATTCGACAGGTGGGTGGTAGATACATTCGACAGGTGGCTGGTAGATACATTCGACAGGTGGCTGGTAGATACATTCGACAGGTGGCTGGTATATACATTCGACAGGTGGGTGGTAGATACATTCGACAGGTGGCTGGTAGATACATTCGACAGGTGGCTGGTATATACATTCGACAGGTGGGTGGTAGATACATTCGACAGGTGGCTGGTATATACATTCGACAGGTGGCTGGTATATACATTCGACAGGTGGCTGGTATATACATTCGACAGGTGGGTGGTAGATACATTCGACAGGTGGCTGGTATATACATTCGACAGGTGGCTGGTATATACATTCGACAGGTGGGTGGTAGATACATTCGACAGGTGGCTGGTAGATACATTCGACAGGTGGCTGGTATATACATTCGACAGGTGACTGGTAGATACATTCGACAGGTGGGTGGTAGATACATTCGACAGGTGGCTGGTAGATACATTCGACAGGTGGCTGGTATATACATTCGACAGGTGGCTGGTATATATATTCGACAGGTGGCTGGTATATACATTCGACAGGTGGCTGGTATATACATTCGACAGGTGGCTGGTATATACATTCGACAGGTGGCTGGTATATACATTCGACAGGTGGCTGGTATATACATTCGACAGGTGGCTGGTATATATATTCGACAGGTGGCTGGTAGATACATTCGACAGGTGGCTGGTATATACATTCGACAGGTGGCTGGTATATACATTCGACAGGTGGCTGGTATATACATTCGACAGGTGGCTGGTAGATACATTCGACAGGTGGCTGGTATATACATTCGACAGGTGGCTGGTATATACATTCGACAGGTGGCTGGTATATATATTCGACAGGTGGCTGGTAGATACATTCGACAGGTGGCTGGTATATACATTCGACAGGTGGCTGGTATATACATTCGACAGGTGGCTGGTATATACATTCGACAGGTGGCTGGTAGATACATTCGACAGGTGGCTGGTATATACATTCGACAGGTGGCTGGTATATACATTCGACAGGTGGCTGGTATATACGAGGCAACTCTCAAGCAGAATGGCCTTCATCTGGCACTCATAATCCAGATAAATGTCACATGTTCAGCCTCTGGTGAAGGTCTTTTCCGGTTTAAGGCGGGTAAAGATGTGCTTTATACTTTACTGTCTGACTAA